The Triticum aestivum cultivar Chinese Spring chromosome 7B, IWGSC CS RefSeq v2.1, whole genome shotgun sequence genome window below encodes:
- the LOC123158906 gene encoding basic endochitinase C, with product MGSLAVVAVVVATVAMAIGTARGSVSSVVSRAQFDRMLLHRNDAACQAKGFYTYDAFVAAASAFPGFGATGSADAQKREVAAFLAQTSHETTGGWATAPDGAFAWGYCFKQERGAVADYCTPSAQWPCVPGKRYYGRGPIQLSHNYNYGPAGRAIGVDLLSNPDLVATDPTVSFKTAMWFWMTAQAPKPSSHAVITGQWRPSGADRAAGRVPGFGVITNIINGGIECGHGQDSRVADRIGFYKRYCDILGVGYGDNLDCYNQRPFA from the coding sequence ATGGGATCGCTTGCggtggtggccgtggtggtggccACGGTGGCCATGGCCATCGGCACCGCGCGCGGCAGCGTGTCCTCCGTCGTCTCCCGCGCACAATTTGATCGCATGCTGCTGCACCGCAACGACGCCGCCTGCCAGGCCAAGGGTTTCTACACCTACGACGCCTTCGTTGCCGCCGCTTCCGCCTTCCCGGGCTTCGGCGCCACCGGCAGCGCCGACGCCCAGAAGCGCGAGGTGGCTGCCTTCCTGGCACAGACCTCCCACGAGACCACCGGCGGGTGGGCGACCGCACCGGACGGGGCCTTCGCCTGGGGCTACTGCTTCAAGCAGGAACGTGGAGCCGTCGCCGACTATTGCACCCCGAGCGCGCAGTGGCCGTGCGTCCCCGGGAAGCGCTATTACGGCCGCGGGCCCATCCAGCTCTCGCACAACTACAACTACGGGCCTGCCGGCCGGGCCATCGGGGTCGATCTACTGAGCAACCCAGACCTGGTGGCCACCGACCCCACCGTGTCGTTTAAGACGGCGATGTGGTTCTGGATGACGGCGCAGGCGCCAAAGCCGTCGAGCCATGCTGTGATCACAGGCCAGTGGAGACCGTCAGGGGCAGATCGGGCCGCAGGGCGGGTGCCCGGGTTTGGTGTGATCACCAACATCATTAATGGTGGGATCGAGTGCGGGCACGGGCAGGACAGCCGTGTCGCCGACCGGATCGGGTTCTACAAGCGCTACTGCGACATCCTCGGCGTTGGCTACGGCGACAACCTTGACTGCTACAACCAGAGGCCCTTCGCTTAG